The Manis javanica isolate MJ-LG chromosome 4, MJ_LKY, whole genome shotgun sequence genome contains a region encoding:
- the SLC35A3 gene encoding UDP-N-acetylglucosamine transporter isoform X3 — translation MQSLSLANEDKRMSANLKYLSLGILVFQTTSLVLTMRYSRTLKEEGPRYLSSTAVVVAELLKIMACILLVYKDGKCSLRALNRILHDEILNKPMETLKLAIPSGIYTLQNNLLYVALSNLDAATYQVTYQLKILTTALFSVSMLSKKLGVYQWLSLVILMTGVAFVQWPSDSQKLESKELSAGSQFVGLMAVLTACFSSGFAGVYFEKILKETKQSVWIRNIQLGFFGSVFGLMGVYIYDGELVSKNGFFQGYNRLTWIVVILQ, via the exons gcaAATGAAGATAAAAGAATGTCTGCCAACCTAAAATACCTTTCCTTGGGAATTTTGGTCTTTCAGACTACCAGTTTGGTTCTTACAATGCGTTATTCTAGGACTTTAAAAGAGGAGGGCCCTCGTTACCTATCTTCTACAGCAGTGGTTGTTGCTGAACTTTTGAAGATAATGGCCTGCATTTTATTAGTTTACAAAGATGGCA aatgtaGTCTCAGAGCACTGAATCGAATCCTACATGATGAAATTCTTAATAAACCTATGGAAACACTTAAACTTGCTATTCCATCAGGAATATATACTCTTCAGAATAATTTACTCTATGTGGCACTGTCGAATCTAGATGCAGCTACCTATCAG GTCACATATCAGTTGAAAATTCTTACAACAGCATTGTTTTCTGTGTCTATGCTTAGTAAAAAACTAGGTGTGTACCAGTGGCTCTCCCTAGTAATTTTGATGACAGGAGTTGCTTTTGTACAG tgGCCTTCAGATTCTCAAAAGCTTGAGTCTAAGGAACTTTCTGCAGGCTCTCAGTTTGTAGGCCTCATGGCAGTTCTCACAGCATGTTTTTCAAGTGGTTTTGCTGGGGTTTACtttgagaaaatcttaaaagaaaccaAACAGTCAGTATGGATAAGAAACATTCAGCTTG gttTCTTTGGGAGTGTATTTGGATTAATGGGTGTATACATTTATGATGGAGAATTGGTGTCAAAGAATGGATTTTTTCAGGGATATAACCGTCTGACCTGGATAGTTGTCATTCTTCAG taa
- the SLC35A3 gene encoding UDP-N-acetylglucosamine transporter isoform X1, producing MQSLSLANEDKRMSANLKYLSLGILVFQTTSLVLTMRYSRTLKEEGPRYLSSTAVVVAELLKIMACILLVYKDGKCSLRALNRILHDEILNKPMETLKLAIPSGIYTLQNNLLYVALSNLDAATYQVTYQLKILTTALFSVSMLSKKLGVYQWLSLVILMTGVAFVQWPSDSQKLESKELSAGSQFVGLMAVLTACFSSGFAGVYFEKILKETKQSVWIRNIQLGFFGSVFGLMGVYIYDGELVSKNGFFQGYNRLTWIVVILQALGGLVIAAVIKYADNILKGFATSLSIILSTLISYFWLQDFVPTSVFFLGAILVITATFLYGYDPKPAGNPTKA from the exons gcaAATGAAGATAAAAGAATGTCTGCCAACCTAAAATACCTTTCCTTGGGAATTTTGGTCTTTCAGACTACCAGTTTGGTTCTTACAATGCGTTATTCTAGGACTTTAAAAGAGGAGGGCCCTCGTTACCTATCTTCTACAGCAGTGGTTGTTGCTGAACTTTTGAAGATAATGGCCTGCATTTTATTAGTTTACAAAGATGGCA aatgtaGTCTCAGAGCACTGAATCGAATCCTACATGATGAAATTCTTAATAAACCTATGGAAACACTTAAACTTGCTATTCCATCAGGAATATATACTCTTCAGAATAATTTACTCTATGTGGCACTGTCGAATCTAGATGCAGCTACCTATCAG GTCACATATCAGTTGAAAATTCTTACAACAGCATTGTTTTCTGTGTCTATGCTTAGTAAAAAACTAGGTGTGTACCAGTGGCTCTCCCTAGTAATTTTGATGACAGGAGTTGCTTTTGTACAG tgGCCTTCAGATTCTCAAAAGCTTGAGTCTAAGGAACTTTCTGCAGGCTCTCAGTTTGTAGGCCTCATGGCAGTTCTCACAGCATGTTTTTCAAGTGGTTTTGCTGGGGTTTACtttgagaaaatcttaaaagaaaccaAACAGTCAGTATGGATAAGAAACATTCAGCTTG gttTCTTTGGGAGTGTATTTGGATTAATGGGTGTATACATTTATGATGGAGAATTGGTGTCAAAGAATGGATTTTTTCAGGGATATAACCGTCTGACCTGGATAGTTGTCATTCTTCAG GCACTTGGAGGCCTTGTAATAGCTGCTGTTATTAAGTATGcggataatattttaaaaggatttgCAACATCTTTATCCATAATATTATCAACATTGATATCCTACTTTTGGCTACAAGATTTTGTGCCAACCAG tGTCTTTTTCCTTGGAGCCATCCTTGTAATAACAGCTACTTTCCTATACGGTTATGATCCCAAACCTGCAGGCAATCCCACTAAAGCATAG
- the SLC35A3 gene encoding UDP-N-acetylglucosamine transporter isoform X2 encodes MSANLKYLSLGILVFQTTSLVLTMRYSRTLKEEGPRYLSSTAVVVAELLKIMACILLVYKDGKCSLRALNRILHDEILNKPMETLKLAIPSGIYTLQNNLLYVALSNLDAATYQVTYQLKILTTALFSVSMLSKKLGVYQWLSLVILMTGVAFVQWPSDSQKLESKELSAGSQFVGLMAVLTACFSSGFAGVYFEKILKETKQSVWIRNIQLGFFGSVFGLMGVYIYDGELVSKNGFFQGYNRLTWIVVILQALGGLVIAAVIKYADNILKGFATSLSIILSTLISYFWLQDFVPTSVFFLGAILVITATFLYGYDPKPAGNPTKA; translated from the exons ATGTCTGCCAACCTAAAATACCTTTCCTTGGGAATTTTGGTCTTTCAGACTACCAGTTTGGTTCTTACAATGCGTTATTCTAGGACTTTAAAAGAGGAGGGCCCTCGTTACCTATCTTCTACAGCAGTGGTTGTTGCTGAACTTTTGAAGATAATGGCCTGCATTTTATTAGTTTACAAAGATGGCA aatgtaGTCTCAGAGCACTGAATCGAATCCTACATGATGAAATTCTTAATAAACCTATGGAAACACTTAAACTTGCTATTCCATCAGGAATATATACTCTTCAGAATAATTTACTCTATGTGGCACTGTCGAATCTAGATGCAGCTACCTATCAG GTCACATATCAGTTGAAAATTCTTACAACAGCATTGTTTTCTGTGTCTATGCTTAGTAAAAAACTAGGTGTGTACCAGTGGCTCTCCCTAGTAATTTTGATGACAGGAGTTGCTTTTGTACAG tgGCCTTCAGATTCTCAAAAGCTTGAGTCTAAGGAACTTTCTGCAGGCTCTCAGTTTGTAGGCCTCATGGCAGTTCTCACAGCATGTTTTTCAAGTGGTTTTGCTGGGGTTTACtttgagaaaatcttaaaagaaaccaAACAGTCAGTATGGATAAGAAACATTCAGCTTG gttTCTTTGGGAGTGTATTTGGATTAATGGGTGTATACATTTATGATGGAGAATTGGTGTCAAAGAATGGATTTTTTCAGGGATATAACCGTCTGACCTGGATAGTTGTCATTCTTCAG GCACTTGGAGGCCTTGTAATAGCTGCTGTTATTAAGTATGcggataatattttaaaaggatttgCAACATCTTTATCCATAATATTATCAACATTGATATCCTACTTTTGGCTACAAGATTTTGTGCCAACCAG tGTCTTTTTCCTTGGAGCCATCCTTGTAATAACAGCTACTTTCCTATACGGTTATGATCCCAAACCTGCAGGCAATCCCACTAAAGCATAG